From Lycium ferocissimum isolate CSIRO_LF1 chromosome 12, AGI_CSIRO_Lferr_CH_V1, whole genome shotgun sequence, one genomic window encodes:
- the LOC132041039 gene encoding uncharacterized protein LOC132041039, whose translation MDSRRPSRVIDPKVRRVGFFAPDPDNNYPSSPSSSSPAMISQAVPVPNSTTSSLRPPRRSESEEQLVVGSYNPVQSMLGASPASSGIGVDGEFSEDSTNWVRQTDGFGILTESKDDQSTSNIERVNVKVTETPDGVERNAKPLKGKTTKAERRALQEGQRAAKAAGKAGETSAIKLHGQSGKPAKQPLQKKDGGPMMSSVATSETKGGDRPPEKDRKKDVPAPRMQFDDKNRVEKAKKRALVKKTEARNRVELFRHLPQYEQGTQLPDLESRFFHLDTMHPAVYKVGLQYLAGDIVGANARCVAMLQAFQQAIKDYSTPREKALGRDLTARISGYVSFFNECRPLSISMGNAIRFLKARITKLSLTLSESEAKAALYSDIERFMNEKIVLADRVITRQAVTKIRDGDVLLTYGSSSVVEMILLHAYELGKQFRVIVVDSRPKFEGRELLRRLVKKGLCCTYTHINAVSYIMHEVTRVFMGAASVLSNGTVYSRIGTASVAMVAHAFRVPLLICCEAYKFHERVQLDSVCSNELGEQDVISKVPGRLDVNYLDNWTSNDNIQLLNLMYDATPSDYISMIITDYGMIPTTSVPVIVREYGREHLLI comes from the exons ATGGATTCTCGTCGACCGTCTCGGGTAATAGATCCAAAGGTTCGTCGGGTGGGTTTTTTCGCACCCGACCCGGATAATAACTATCCCTCATCTCCATCTTCTTCATCTCCAGCAATGATCTCACAGGCAGTCCCTGTTCCCAATTCTACGACGTCGTCGTTGCGGCCTCCTCGACGGTCCGAGAGTGAGGAGCAATTGGTGGTGGGAAGTTATAATCCTGTGCAGTCAATGCTCGGAGCTTCTCCCGCGTCCAGTGGAATTGGTGTAGACGGCGAGTTTTCTGAGGATTCTACTAACTGGGTTCGTCAAACTGATGGGTTCGGTATATTGACGGAGTCGAAAGATGATCAGAGTACCTCTAACATTG AACGGGTCAATGTAAAAGTTACTGAAACACCAGATGGAGTAGAAAGAAATGCAAAGCCACTGAAAGGGAAGACCACCAAAGCTGAAAGGCGTGCGCTGCAGGAGGGTCAACGAGCTGCAAAGGCTGCTGGAAAAG CTGGGGAAACATCTGCGATAAAGTTACATGGACAGTCTGGTAAACCTGCTAAGCAGCCTTTGCAAAAGAAAGATGGTGGACCAATGATGTCTTCTGTAGCTACTTCTGAGACCAAAGGAGGTGACCGACCACCAGAGAAGGATCGCAAGAAAGATGTACCTGCTCCTAGGATGCAATTTGATGATAAGAATCGTGTTGAAAAAGCTAAGAAGCGTGCACTAGTTAAAAAGACTGAAGCTAGAAATAGAGTAGAACTGTTTCGGCATTTACCTCAGTATGAACAAGGAACTCAGCTACCTGATCTTGAATCAAGGTTTTTCCACCTTGACACCATGCATCCCGCAGTTTACAAG GTCGGATTGCAGTATTTGGCTGGAGATATAGTTGGGGCCAATGCTCGCTGTGTTGCAATGCTACAAGCATTTCAACAAGCCATCAAAGATTACTCTACACCTCGTGAAAAAGCTTTAGGTAGAGATCTGACAGCAAGAATCAGTGGCTACGTTTCATTTTTTAACGAGTGTAGGCCTCTTTCTATTAGCATGGGGAATGCAATTCGTTTTCTGAAAGCTCGTATAACCAAGTTATCTCTAACTCTTTCTGAGTCAGAAGCAAAAGCCGCTCTTTATTCAGATATTGAACGCTTCATGAATGAGAAGATAGTATTAGCTGACAGAGTAATAACAAGACAGGCAGTTACGAAGATCAGAGATGGTGACGTTCTTCTCACGTATGGTTCTTCCTCTGTTGTTGAGATGATTCTGCTACATGCGTACGAGCTTGGGAAACAATTCCGTGTAATAGTGGTAGATTCTCGCCCTAAATTTGAAGGCCGGGAATTACTTCGGAGGCTGGTGAAGAAGGGCCTATGTTGTACATACACTCATATAAATGCTGTTTCGTACATTATGCATGAAGTCACTAGAGTGTTCATGGGTGCTGCATCTGTATTATCTAATGGGACTGTATACTCTAGAATTGGGACTGCCAGTGTTGCTATGGTTGCTCATGCATTCCGTGTTCCTCTATTGATTTGTTGTGAAGCTTATAAGTTCCATGAGAGAGTACAACTCGACTCTGTTTGTTCCAATGAGCTGG GTGAGCAAGATGTGATTTCCAAGGTTCCTGGTAGATTGGATGTTAATTATTTGGATAACTGGACAAGTAATGATAATATTCAGCTTCTGAATTTGAT GTATGATGCTACTCCGTCAGACTATATCTCAATGATCATCACAGATTATGGCATG ATACCAACCACAAGTGTGCCTGTGATTGTGCGCGAGTATGGGAGAGAGCACCTACTGATATAA